In one Pseudomonas sp. R84 genomic region, the following are encoded:
- a CDS encoding slipin family protein, with protein MGLQIGFVALLLLVIALAGSTFRILREYERGVVFQLGRFWQVKGPGLILLIPVVQQMVRVDLRTVVLDVPPQDVITRDNVSVKVNAVLYFRVLDPQKAIIQVEDYLSATSQLAQTTLRAVLGKHELDELLAEREQLNIDIQQVLDAQTDAWGIKVANVEIKHVDLNESMVRAIAKQAEAERERRAKVIHAEGELQASEKLMQAAEMLGRQPGAMQLRYMQTLSSIAGDKSSTIVFPLPIELLKGMADLSGKS; from the coding sequence ATGGGTCTGCAAATCGGTTTTGTTGCGCTGCTGTTACTGGTCATTGCCTTGGCCGGTTCGACGTTTCGCATCTTGCGTGAATACGAGCGCGGCGTGGTGTTTCAGCTTGGCCGCTTCTGGCAAGTCAAAGGTCCCGGCCTGATCCTGCTGATTCCGGTGGTCCAGCAAATGGTTCGGGTCGACCTGCGCACGGTGGTTCTCGATGTGCCGCCGCAAGATGTGATCACCCGCGACAACGTGTCGGTGAAGGTCAACGCTGTGCTGTATTTCCGCGTGCTCGATCCGCAGAAGGCGATTATTCAGGTTGAAGATTATCTGTCGGCCACCAGCCAACTGGCACAAACCACCTTGCGTGCAGTGCTCGGCAAACACGAACTGGATGAACTGCTGGCTGAACGCGAGCAGTTGAACATCGACATTCAGCAAGTACTCGATGCGCAGACCGACGCCTGGGGGATCAAGGTTGCCAACGTCGAGATCAAGCATGTCGATCTCAACGAATCGATGGTCCGCGCCATCGCCAAACAGGCGGAAGCCGAGCGCGAACGTCGGGCCAAGGTGATTCACGCCGAAGGCGAACTGCAAGCCTCGGAAAAACTCATGCAGGCAGCGGAAATGCTCGGTCGCCAGCCTGGGGCAATGCAGTTGCGCTATATGCAAACCTTGAGTTCGATTGCCGGGGACAAGAGTTCGACGATTGTCTTCCCGTTGCCGATCGAGTTGCTCAAGGGCATGGCGGATTTGTCCGGCAAGTCATGA
- a CDS encoding NfeD family protein, whose product MNSRCCAFALLLLISGSALAADPPLPPMSPAGLWLITLGIVFLIAEAALPNYGVIGLAGIIMFVIGALILSNAELPAPMMIGLGLISALLLLALLIRALKTRPRHAVSGDAGLLGSVTAITTVQPGDARNGWVQLQGERWQVLSATPLQTGQSVRVVGRKGLLLQVAATEAAPLGE is encoded by the coding sequence GTGAACAGCCGATGTTGTGCGTTTGCCTTGCTCCTGCTGATCAGTGGCTCAGCCCTCGCCGCCGACCCCCCGTTGCCACCGATGAGTCCGGCCGGTTTGTGGCTGATTACCTTGGGCATCGTCTTTCTGATCGCCGAAGCGGCGCTGCCCAATTACGGGGTGATCGGCTTGGCCGGAATCATCATGTTCGTCATCGGCGCGCTGATTCTGAGCAACGCCGAATTGCCGGCGCCGATGATGATCGGCCTTGGTCTTATCAGTGCCCTGCTGTTGCTCGCGCTGCTGATCCGCGCCCTGAAAACCCGCCCGCGCCACGCCGTCAGTGGTGACGCCGGCCTGCTCGGCAGCGTGACCGCGATCACCACGGTGCAACCGGGCGATGCGCGCAACGGCTGGGTGCAACTGCAAGGTGAACGCTGGCAAGTGCTCAGCGCCACCCCGCTGCAAACCGGGCAATCGGTGCGCGTGGTCGGGCGCAAGGGACTGTTGCTGCAAGTGGCCGCGACTGAAGCGGCGCCGCTCGGAGAGTGA
- a CDS encoding YbaK/EbsC family protein: MRMARKVQSSLNRAHCEYDIVAHRHSSSSLETARVAGVPAERVAKSIILDDHHGHYLMAVLPASRHLDLSKVRLSGEWQLTRESNLAHIFDDCERGAVPPLGDSYGLDMVIDPLLTRQKDIYLEAGNHNYLLHMSMPEFLKMVPHAEVRELSD, from the coding sequence ATGCGTATGGCAAGAAAGGTGCAGAGCAGCCTGAACCGGGCGCACTGCGAATACGACATCGTCGCTCACCGTCACTCGTCCAGCAGCCTGGAAACCGCACGGGTCGCCGGGGTGCCCGCCGAGCGGGTGGCCAAATCGATCATCCTTGACGACCACCACGGTCACTACCTGATGGCCGTGCTGCCGGCCAGCCGTCACCTTGACCTGAGCAAAGTGCGCCTCAGTGGCGAATGGCAACTGACCCGCGAAAGCAATCTGGCGCACATCTTCGACGACTGCGAACGCGGCGCGGTGCCGCCGCTGGGCGACTCCTATGGCCTGGACATGGTTATCGACCCGTTGCTGACGCGGCAGAAGGATATTTATCTGGAGGCGGGCAACCACAACTACCTGCTGCACATGAGCATGCCCGAGTTTCTGAAAATGGTGCCGCATGCCGAGGTGCGGGAGTTGAGTGATTAG
- a CDS encoding DUF2789 domain-containing protein: MESPTHSLPSLFKQLGLPDDPVNIDKFITTHSPLKPNLHLADAFFWTKSQAEFLRDEILDDADWAEVVDRLDVLLRKGREG, translated from the coding sequence ATGGAAAGCCCAACGCACAGCTTGCCATCCCTGTTCAAACAACTCGGCCTTCCGGACGATCCGGTCAACATCGACAAATTCATCACCACCCATTCCCCGCTCAAACCCAACCTTCATTTGGCTGATGCGTTTTTCTGGACGAAGAGCCAAGCGGAGTTTTTGCGTGACGAGATTCTGGATGACGCCGACTGGGCGGAGGTAGTGGATCGGTTGGATGTGTTGTTGCGAAAGGGACGGGAAGGCTGA
- a CDS encoding type II toxin-antitoxin system Phd/YefM family antitoxin codes for MQSVLADMAVSVSELKKNPSAVLSGAHGGAVAVLNHNRVMGYMVPADVYEAMMERLDDLELAEIVRARSHETPISVSLDDL; via the coding sequence ATGCAAAGCGTTCTGGCCGATATGGCTGTCAGTGTCTCAGAATTAAAGAAAAACCCTTCCGCAGTGCTGAGCGGTGCACATGGCGGCGCCGTGGCCGTTCTTAACCACAATCGCGTCATGGGCTATATGGTGCCAGCGGATGTGTACGAAGCAATGATGGAGCGACTCGATGATCTGGAGCTTGCTGAAATCGTTCGCGCCCGCAGCCATGAGACGCCAATTTCGGTAAGCCTGGATGACCTATAA
- a CDS encoding MarR family transcriptional regulator, whose amino-acid sequence MNISSAMVVAARHWRKICQTTLVNYGISEACAVPLLMIGRLGEGVRQVQVAQAAGMESPSLVRLLDQLCHSGYVCRTEDAQDRRAKCLSLTDTGRELVQAVEIELVRLRHEVLEGIEQSDLEATLRVLRAFEAANPPWVVNS is encoded by the coding sequence ATGAACATCAGCAGTGCCATGGTGGTGGCCGCCAGGCATTGGCGGAAGATCTGCCAGACCACGCTGGTCAACTATGGAATCTCCGAAGCCTGCGCCGTGCCGCTATTGATGATCGGCCGCTTGGGCGAGGGCGTGCGCCAGGTTCAGGTGGCGCAGGCGGCCGGGATGGAGAGTCCGTCGCTGGTGCGTCTGCTCGATCAGTTGTGTCATTCCGGCTACGTCTGCCGCACCGAAGATGCCCAGGATCGCCGCGCCAAATGTCTGAGCCTGACCGACACCGGTCGTGAACTGGTGCAAGCGGTGGAGATCGAACTGGTGCGCTTGCGTCACGAGGTGCTCGAAGGCATCGAGCAAAGCGATCTGGAAGCTACGCTTCGGGTACTCAGAGCTTTTGAGGCGGCCAACCCGCCATGGGTGGTTAATTCTTGA